The following coding sequences lie in one Apium graveolens cultivar Ventura chromosome 3, ASM990537v1, whole genome shotgun sequence genomic window:
- the LOC141711760 gene encoding putative F-box protein At4g22660, giving the protein MKNVVVEKETEQGESSNNEEFGRSGALTSSPTGFFDLPEDMSDKILLKMSLISILNFKTVCRSSRNVVRSFVSSSSNSQVHLVPWILLPRKLEDKRRIGFSTYDDQMVFMRTNAPPEFYDGLCLGTSHGWLVMLDKDIEPYLFNPFSFEKITLPEIFTFPNIQCLFGSVGSGYYIHYYENPYKHRRRIKSVQELRTKFVSKAVVSANPSHNNGNFFVLMISAWRKTGAILAFCYSGDDVWMQLGDHDESYCDVICHDDMFYALNYPDEIEIWDVHNGYPTKRTSIVAKYPQKVFDTKRSLKFRDCDTTRSYLVEVSGDLFLVVRFIGGLVRSHETSKFELRHETLCFQVYKLDTSIKKWEEVESLGDLVYFVGGNQSKSLLVPDNSAYKANSIYFTDDYWDMMYWRKNHYDIGVYHMEDKSIEKTLRFDWQNEPPPFWIDPESLVH; this is encoded by the exons atgaaaaatgtggtggttgaaaaggaaaCCGAGCAAGGAGAGAGTTCCAATAACGAAG AGTTTGGCAGGTCTGGTGCATTAACTTCATCACCCACTGGTTTTTTTGATCTTCCTGAAGATATGTCGGACAAGATCTTATTGAAAATGTCTCTAATCAGCATCTTGAACTTTAAGACTGTGTGCCGTTCTTCACGAAATGTTGTGAGATCTTTTGTCTCATCATCATCTAATAGTCAGGTCCATCTAGTACCGTGGATTTTGCTTCCTAGAAAACTAGAAGATAAAAGGAGAATCGGCTTCTCTACCTATGATGATCAAATGGTGTTTATGCGCACTAATGCACCCCCTGAATTTTATGATGGTTTATGTTTGGGAACCTCTCACGGATGGCTGGTGATGTTGGATAAAGATATAGAGCCATATCTCTTCAACCCTTTTTCATTTGAAAAAATCACATTACCAGAAATTTTTACTTTTCCAAATATTCAGTGTCTTTTTGGATCAGTTGGGAGTGGCTACTATATACACTACTATGAAAATCCTTATAAACACAGGCGGCGGATTAAGTCTGTGCAGGAATTAAGGACTAAATTTGTTTCTAAAGCTGTAGTTTCAGCGAACCCTTCTCACAACAATGGGAACTTCTTTGTGTTGATGATATCTGCATGGCGCAAGACTGGAGCAATACTTGCCTTTTGTTATTCTGGTGATGATGTATGGATGCAGCTAGGTGACCATGATGAATCCTACTGTGATGTTATATGCCATGATGATATGTTTTATGCTTTGAACTATCCAGACGAGATTGAAATTTGGGATGTCCATAATGGTTATCCTACAAAAAGAACAAGTATTGTTGCCAAGTACCCTCAGAAAGTTTTTGATACCAAGCGTTCTTTAAAATTCCGTGATTGTGATACAACCCGCAGTTACTTGGTGGAAGTGTCAGGGGATCTATTTCTTGTTGTGAGGTTTATTGGGGGGCTCGTCCGTAGTCATGAAACAAGTAAATTTGAATTGAGACATGAGACACTTTGTTTCCAAGTGTATAAGCTTGACACTAGTATAAAAAAGTGGGAAGAGGTGGAATCATTAGGTGATCTAGTGTATTTTGTAGGTGGAAATCAATCCAAGTCTCTTTTGGTCCCAGATAATTCAGCATACAAAGCAAATTCAATTTACTTTACGGATGATTATTGGGATATGATGTATTGGCGTAAAAATCATTATGATATTGGAGTCTATCACATGGAAGATAAAAGTATCGAGAAAACTCTTCGGTTTGATTGGCAGAATGAACCACCGCCTTTCTGGATTGACCCGGAATCTTTAGTACATTGA